One window of the Salminus brasiliensis chromosome 1, fSalBra1.hap2, whole genome shotgun sequence genome contains the following:
- the taok3b gene encoding serine/threonine-protein kinase TAO3, with the protein MSGYKRMRRQHQKQLIALENRLKAEMDEHKLRLQKEVETLANNTYIELERLAKKQTVQMEKEVKASAAEEKRIQQQILVQQKKELTTFLDTQKKQYRQCRERMKEEMNEDSCTPKEEKQERLSRHKETVQRSQAEEEAQLLNQQRLVYERSCRALKRRSLIKKHEFEQEQIREELNKKKNQKEMEHALMIRQDESTQDLERRQLESLQRLRMELIRLQHQTELENQEEYNNRRQRELHRKHALERRQQPRNLKALEMQIKKQFQDTCKVQNKQYKALRNHQLEVSPKSDHKTLLKSLKEEQTRKLAVLAEQYEQSINEMMASQSLRLDAEQEAECQALKRQLQQEMELLDAYQSKTKAQTEAQHEREVQKLEQKVSLRRAHLEQKMEEELASLQKERTEKIKHLFERQERELETFDAESARLGFGSLASFDFPKEDDR; encoded by the exons ATGTCAGGGTATAAGCGCATGCGGCGGCAGCATCAGAAGCAGCTGATCGCCCTGGAGAACCGGCTGAAGGCCGAGATGGACGAGCATAAGCTCCGGCTGCAGAAGGAAGTGGAAACCCTGGCCAACAACACCTACATTGAACTGGAGCGGCTGGCCAAGAAGCAGACCGTTCAGATGGAGAAGGAG GTGAAGGCATCGGCTGCAGAGGAAAAGAGAATCCAGCAACAAATTTTGGTCCAGCAGAAGAAGGAGCTGACCACCTTCCTGGACACACAGAAGAAGCAGTACAGGCAGTGCAGAGAGAGGATGAAAGAG GAAATGAATGAGGACTCCTGCACACCGAAGGAGGAGAAGCAGGAGCGCTTGTCCCGCCACAAGGAGACGGTGCAGCGCTCCCAGGCCGAGGAGGAAGCACAACTGCTGAACCAGCAGAGGCTGGTCTACGAGAGGAGCTGCCGCGCTCTGAAGAGACGAAGCCTTATCAAAAAGCATGAGTTTGAGCAGGAGCAGATACGGGAG GAGCTTAACAAGAAGAAAAACCAGAAAGAGATGGAGCACGCCTTGATGATTCGGCAGGACGAGTCCACCCAGGACCTGGAGCGGCGGCAGCTGGAGAGCCTGCAGAGGTTGCGTATGGAACTGATCCGTCTACAGCACcagacagagctggaaaacCAGGAGGAGTACAATAACCGTCGCCAGAGGGAGCTACACAGAAAGCATGCTCTGGAGCGCCGGCAGCAGCCCAGGAATCTTAAG GCATTGGAGATGCAGATCAAAAAGCAATTCCAGGATACCTGTAAGGTTCAAAACAAGCAGTATAAAGCTCTGAGGAACCATCAGCTTGAGGTCTCCCCAAAGAGCGACCACAAAACCCTGCTGAAATCTTTGAAGGAAGAGCAGACCCGCAAACTCGCAGTGCTGGCAGAACAGTATGAGCAGAGCATTAACGAAATGATGGCCTCTCAGTCG CTACGTCTGGATGCTGAGCAGGAGGCAGAGTGCCAGGCCTTGAAGCGGCAGTTGCAGCAGGAGATGGAGCTTCTGGATGCCTACCAAAGTAAGACGAAGGCGCAGACTGAAGCCCAGCACGAGCGGGAGGTGCAGAAGTTGGAGCAGAAGGTGTCTTTGCGCAGGGCTCACTTGGAACAGAAA ATGGAAGAGGAGCTGGCTTCACTTCAGAAAGAACGGACAGAAAAAATTAAGCATTTATTTGAGCGGCAGGAGCGGGAGTTGGAGACATTTGATGCAGAGAGTGCCCGACTAGGATTCGGAAGTTTGGCCTCGTTTGACTTTCCCAAGGAGGACGACAGATGA